One Ferrimicrobium sp. DNA window includes the following coding sequences:
- the queD gene encoding 6-carboxytetrahydropterin synthase QueD, translating to MEIFKEFTFEAAHYLPNVQEGHKCARLHGHSYRVEVHVQGEVDPILGWVMDFAEITTAFAPLLTQLDHHLLNEIGGLENPTSENVCVWLWQQLIETLPLSAIMVRETHTSGAIYRGETRS from the coding sequence ATGGAGATCTTTAAGGAGTTCACCTTCGAAGCCGCGCACTACCTACCAAATGTCCAGGAAGGACACAAATGCGCTCGCCTACATGGCCACTCTTATCGAGTAGAGGTCCATGTCCAAGGCGAGGTTGATCCAATCCTTGGCTGGGTCATGGATTTTGCCGAAATCACAACGGCCTTTGCCCCACTTCTCACGCAACTTGATCACCATCTATTAAACGAGATCGGCGGCCTGGAAAACCCTACTAGCGAAAACGTTTGCGTATGGCTCTGGCAACAGCTCATAGAGACGCTCCCACTCTCGGCAATCATGGTCAGGGAAACCCATACCTCTGGCGCGATCTATCGTGGGGAGACGCGGAGCTAG
- the queE gene encoding 7-carboxy-7-deazaguanine synthase produces the protein MSYIVKEIFYTLQGEGAQAGRPSVFCRFSRCNLWTGRESDRMSATCQFCDTDFIGTDGPGGGRFTTATDLAAAVLSTWGGEAHTRAKPYVVCTGGEPLLQLDTDAVEALHHAGFSVGVETNGTQAPPPGLDWICVSPKAGAPLRLDRGDELKLVFPQLLAPPVQFENLDFTHYFLQPMDGPEREHNTALAIEYCLAHPQWRLSLQTHKYTGIR, from the coding sequence ATGTCCTACATCGTCAAGGAGATCTTCTACACCCTCCAGGGTGAGGGGGCACAAGCCGGACGACCTTCGGTGTTTTGTCGGTTCTCACGCTGCAATCTCTGGACCGGACGTGAGTCGGATCGCATGAGTGCAACCTGCCAGTTCTGCGATACCGATTTCATTGGGACCGACGGCCCAGGGGGCGGACGATTTACGACAGCTACCGATCTTGCCGCTGCGGTCTTAAGCACCTGGGGCGGAGAGGCACACACTAGAGCCAAACCTTATGTGGTTTGCACAGGAGGCGAACCACTGCTACAACTCGACACCGACGCCGTGGAGGCGCTCCATCACGCTGGCTTCAGCGTTGGCGTGGAGACCAACGGAACCCAAGCCCCGCCACCTGGATTGGACTGGATCTGCGTCAGCCCCAAAGCTGGCGCACCCCTTCGACTGGATCGTGGCGATGAACTCAAACTGGTTTTTCCACAACTTCTTGCCCCTCCGGTGCAGTTCGAGAACCTCGACTTTACCCACTACTTCCTACAGCCGATGGACGGGCCAGAGCGTGAACACAACACAGCTCTTGCCATCGAGTACTGTCTTGCTCATCCGCAGTGGAGACTGAGTCTCCAGACCCACAAATACACTGGGATTCGCTGA
- the queC gene encoding 7-cyano-7-deazaguanine synthase QueC, with amino-acid sequence MNNQPAVVLLSGGLDSTTVLAIAQHQGYDPHALSFDYGQRHSIELRAARRVAQSMGVVNHVITTIDLRIFGGSALTDDIGVPHHRDLGELSDTIPTTYVPARNTIFLSFALALAETIGASDIFIGVNALDYSGYPDCRPEYISAYETMANLATKAGVEGEQRLRVHTPLIELSKAEIIKLGLSLGVDYSITHSCYDPNLQGAPCGTCDSCLLRKKGFSEAGLDDPALAVRLH; translated from the coding sequence TTGAACAATCAACCAGCGGTAGTACTGCTCAGTGGCGGTCTCGATTCCACAACAGTGCTAGCCATTGCTCAACATCAGGGTTACGATCCACATGCTCTCAGCTTCGATTATGGACAACGACACTCAATCGAGCTCCGAGCAGCTCGGCGCGTTGCTCAGTCAATGGGGGTTGTGAATCATGTCATCACCACGATCGATCTGCGCATATTCGGTGGCTCGGCCCTTACTGACGACATTGGGGTGCCCCACCATCGAGATCTTGGGGAACTCAGTGATACCATTCCCACCACTTACGTTCCTGCTCGCAACACCATTTTTCTCTCCTTCGCCCTGGCGTTGGCTGAGACGATTGGTGCTAGCGATATCTTTATCGGCGTCAACGCTCTCGACTACTCTGGATATCCCGACTGCCGACCGGAGTACATTAGCGCCTACGAAACGATGGCGAATCTGGCTACAAAGGCCGGGGTTGAGGGAGAACAGCGCTTGCGGGTGCACACTCCCCTTATCGAACTCTCCAAAGCTGAGATCATCAAACTCGGCCTTAGCCTTGGGGTCGACTACTCGATCACGCATAGCTGTTATGACCCCAATCTCCAGGGTGCACCTTGCGGCACATGCGACTCTTGCCTCCTTCGCAAAAAGGGATTCAGCGAAGCTGGCCTAGATGATCCTGCTCTCGCCGTGCGGTTGCACTGA